TGGCGCCATTCTATATGATGGTCAGCTATTCGTTCAAAAGCCCCGGCGAAATCGACCGGGGCGAAGGTGGGTTTTTTGGCCGCCAAGAGATGATGATTGACCCGCGTTGTGTCGCGTTGCGTCAGCCTGATCGCGCTGAAATCGAAACGGCGCGCGCGCGTTTCCCCGGTCAGGATGACGCCAGCGTTCAAGCCTCTCTTTTGGCCGAGACGGAGGCAGATTGTTCCGTGCGCCCGGTGGTGTTCAACTATTACAAGGCTTTCACCGAAGCGCCGCTTGTCCGCTACCTGCTGAACGGTGTCATCGTCACGGTGTCGATCTTTCTGATCCAGATCGTTGTCGCACTGCCTGCCGCCTATGCCCTTGCGAAGCTGAAATTCTGGGGACGCGATACGGTTTTTGGGTTGGTCCTGTTCTGCCTTTTGATCCCTGTCCATGCCATTGCCCTGCCGCTCTATATCGGGCTGGCAAAACTTGGGCTGACGAACACCTATGCCGCTCTTGTCGTGCCTTGGACGATCTCGGTCTTTGGGATCTTCCTGATGCGTCAGTTTTTTATGACCGTGCCCGATGACCTGATTGACGCAGCGCGGATGGACGGCATGTCCGAGTTGGCCATCGTTTGGCGCGTGATGCTGCCGACGGCGATCCCTGCGCTTCTGGCTTTTGCTATCTTTTCTGTCGTTGCCCATTGGAATGA
The Rhodobacteraceae bacterium S2214 genome window above contains:
- a CDS encoding carbohydrate ABC transporter permease, whose product is MTRDWWKHMVLILGTIIVLAPFYMMVSYSFKSPGEIDRGEGGFFGRQEMMIDPRCVALRQPDRAEIETARARFPGQDDASVQASLLAETEADCSVRPVVFNYYKAFTEAPLVRYLLNGVIVTVSIFLIQIVVALPAAYALAKLKFWGRDTVFGLVLFCLLIPVHAIALPLYIGLAKLGLTNTYAALVVPWTISVFGIFLMRQFFMTVPDDLIDAARMDGMSELAIVWRVMLPTAIPALLAFAIFSVVAHWNDYFWPRIVVTGNRDLFTPPLGLREFKGDGDGSFFGPMMATATVIVTPLIVAFLLAQRRFIEGITLSGMK